The stretch of DNA GGCCGCCGACGAAAAAGTCATCCGTCGATTTTTGCCGCATAGCAATCACAAACCCCATGCACAACATGCCCGCCAAGTACAAGCCGATCACTACTAAATCTAAAGTGGTCAATCCCCCATTGGGCAGGCTTGTCTCGGCAGCAAATATGGGCATAGTGCGTGGCTCGTTGTGTTGAATTCAAATGGATGCGCGTGTTTGGTTGGGTGCGTTGAATAATTGTGGGCTGGCTGTTTGGTTGGCGGCCCTCACCCCCGGCCCCTCTCCCGGAGGGAGAGGCGGGACAATATCGGCGAGTTTTATTGTAACCGTGTGCGGGTCGACCCGCACCCGACTTGTGCGTTTTGTGGCGGTGACACTTGATCCGATGGCATGCTTGCGACGACAATCTCCGAAGACGAACACCGGCGCCACATCATTAGGAAAGACCATCGGTTATGAAAAACTCCTCCTGGATATTGTGGATTTTCACCGCACTCACGTTACTTGGATATTTCCCGGCCGTGCACGCGGCGGACGGTCCTCCCAATGTGGTGGTGATCATCACCGACGACCAGGGCTGGGGTGATTTGAGTTTGCACGGCAACACAAATATCAGCACACCGAATATCGATGCGTTGGCCGAAGCAGGCGCTCAGTTTGATCGCTTCTACGTCTCGCCCGTCTGCGCTCCGACACGGGCCAGCCTGCTCACGGGACGCTATCACCCCAGCACCGGTGTGGTGGGTGTCTCGCGTGGACAAGAGCGGATGAATCTCGACGAGGTGACCTTCGCCGACCTCTTCAAAGCCGCCGGCTATGCGACGGGGGGATTCGGCAAATGGCATAACGGTTCGCAATATCCTTATCACCCCAACGGTCGCGGCTTCGATGAATTCTACGGCTTCACGTGCGGGCACTGGGCTAACTATTTCGACACGCTCGTCGACCACAATGGCCAAGAAGTCCGCGGCGAAGGCTATTTGACGGATGAGTTCACCGAGCGGGCAATGAAATTCATCGATGCCAATAAAGATCACCCGTTTCTGTGTTACGTCGCCTACAACACACCACACACGCCGTTTCAGGTGCCGGATGAATTCTTTGATCGCGTCAATGCCCGCGGCTTAACGATGTTCAATCGCGATAAATCGCGCGAACGCGATATCGATACGATCTCTGCCTTAGCAATGTGTGAAAACATCGACTGGAACGTGGGCCGGATTCTTAACAAATTGGAAGAAGACAAAATCGCTGAGAATACAATCGTGATTTACATGTCGGACAACGGACCGAATACCTGGCGCTGGAACGGCGGGATGAAGGGTAAAAAAGGGGCTGTGGACGAAGGGGGCATTCGTTCGCCATTTTTTGTACGTTGGCCGGGACACATTGCTCCTGGAACCAAGAGTGACCGCATCGCCGCGCATATCGACGTTCTGCCGACGTTGGTCGACCTGACGGGGATTGATGTCACCAAATCGGATAAGGCACCCAAACCACTCGACGGCGTGAGCCTTAAGCCGTTGCTGATGGGAGACAGTCAGGATTGGCCGGACCGCATGCTCTTCTCCAACTTCCGCGGACGCTCCAGCGTGAGAACACAGCAATACCGGGCCGATGCCAAGACGCTGTTCGACATGCAGGACGATCCGGAGCAGAGAAATAATCTAGCCAAAGACAAAAAACAGTTGCACCGGGAATTAGCGGCCGCACTGAAAAAATGGAACGCCCAATGGTCCGACAACTCCCCTCGCAGTGCGGACCAGCGGCCTTATCCGGTCGGTGCCCGCCCAACACCACCCACGATGCTGCCGGTACAAGATGGTCAGTTCCACGGCAAGAGATTGCAGTACAGTGCTCCGCCGCCCAATGCCTCGTGGATGGATGGATGGACAAACCGGGCAGATTATCCCTATTGGGAAATCGACGTCATCCACCCCGGTCGGTACGAAGCGATCCTGAAATACACCTGCGCTGAGGACGCTGTCGGGACCGAATTGGAATTGTCATTTCGCGATAGTCACGTCAAAGGAAAAATCAGCGAGGCGTATGATCCTCCGCTGATTGACAGTCCCGACCGCGCAGAGCGTAAAGAATCGTACGAAAAGCCGTTTAAGAGAATGACACTCGGAGAAATTGACCTGGAAAAAGGTCGCGGAAGACTGAAACTCAAGGCATTGAACCAGCCAGGCGAGGAAATCCTGGACCTGCGGGCGATTGAATTGCGACAGATCGACAAATGACAGAGTCAACTAGACAATAGAACCGCCTGTTTAGGCGGGTCGACCCTGGCCTTCGAAGAAATTGGATTTGTCATTCCTAGGCCGGTCGCGCACAATAAGCGGTGGTGGAATTGGGAGCAGGCGTCCTCGCTAGGCGCACCGTGAGGAAAACATGCCAAACGTGCCGCAACAAAATCGCGAACATCCTGTTCAGCAACGGCTGCGCAAAAAAAAGCCGCGCGTCCAGCCTCTGATTGTTCCCGAGGTTCCCGACGCTCCGCAGGAGTTAACGGTTTACGGGCAGGTCTCTGAATTCATCGGCGGATATGTGCGTGAATTCCGCAAGGGCCAAGCGGGTTGGGGCGCGTCGTTTTTGTTTCATGGCGCATTGTTGCTGTGTCTTTACGGCGTGATTATTGGCCTCAAACCGCGCCCTGAGTCGCTAAGTATCGATACGGTGATCGCCGAAGACGCCGGGGATGAGGAGTTTGACACTCTGCTGGATGAGTCGCTGAATCCGGCCGAATTGGAAATGCCCGATGCATCGTCGATGATGCTGGAACAAGAGATCGTGGTTCAAGACAGCGATCTGTTGCTCCCCTCCGGCGATGCCAAAGAGGCCTCTCCCAATTTGATGGCCGGGGAGACCTCCGGGGGCAAAGTGGGCTTTTTCGGAACATCTGCGGTGGGGGATTCCTTTGTTTTCATTGTCGACAGTTCCGGCAGCATGACCGGTGCTCGATTTGAACGAGCCAAACGCGAATTGCGAAGGTCGATCAAACGGCTCAAATCCAATCAAAAATTCCACGTGGTCTTTTTTAATAGCGAGACCATCCCGATGTATGAACCGAACGCACGCGCCGAATTGGTGACCGCCACACGTGCCAATTTGAAGAAAACCGAACGTTGGATTGACCGTCAGCTTCCCTCTTCAACCACCGATCCTGAAGGGGCCATTCGCTTGGCATTGTCATTTAGACCCCAGGTCATTTTTCTGCTCTCCGATGGGGAATTTGACGAACCGCGACGCGCGCGTCAGGCGGCAATTGACGACAACCGCAGCAGCGGCACCACCATTCACACGATCGCCTTCATGTCGCGTGATGGCGAAGAGACGCTCAAACGTATTGCCGACGACCATGGCGGAACGTTCCGCTTCGTCGATTAACGTCTAATCAACCTGCCAGAGAGCCGCCAGCCACTACGACAGTCCATTCTTATCCCTCCCCCTCTGCTCACTAGCCACCTGCGAAAAACCTCGACTGACTATGAACGATGACCAGACTGCGGCAGACTTAATATTAAAATTGATGGGGCGGGAGATCGTCATCGATGTCTCGAGTTCCTATGTGTATGCGGGCACGTTGGTCGAGCAAGATCATCGCTATCTGGTCTTAGAATCGGCCGATGTGCACGACCTGCGGGATACGGCCACCACGCGCGAGCTTTATGTCGTGGACACGCGGCGGCACGGCATCCGCGCCAACCGCCAGCGGGTACTCGTACGACGTGCGGAAATCGTCAGCCTTTCCGCCTTGGAAGATGTGCTGATTTGATTCCAGCGGCAAACACTGATCACTCGCTGGTTAATTCATTTCGCCGATGATTTTGGTTCGACCGTGTCGATCACTTCCACGTGATCGCCGGGAGACAGGCGTTCGTTCCCTTTGACAACCACCTGCTGATCGGCCCGCAACTGCCCCTTGACTTCGATCCACTCCCCGTCGGAAACGCCCATGGCTACGGCCACTGGTTTGACAACCAATTGACCAGACTTTTTTGTGTCCTTCTCGAGGACATATACCACCGGGCGTTCGTCTTTGGCCAGGACCAGGGAGTCCTTGGGAACCATCAGCACCGCTTGCGTGTGAGTCGTGGGAAGCAGGACATGGGCCATCATGCCCGCTTTCAAGATCGGTCCGCCATTGACGATTGGGTTTTTGAGCCGCACCTTGACCGGAATCGCCCGCGACAATTCATCAGCACTGGGGATAATCAGCGCAACATGTCCGGTCAACGTCTGTCCCGGTAAGGCGGCAAACTGCACAGGTACTTCGGACCCGACTCGCAGATGTGCAGCCTGTTCGCTCAACACGCCGGCGCGGACGTCGACCTCGTTCAGTTGGACCACTTCCACCACAGGGTCCCCCTCACCTATCCATTCACCGACTTCCGTATGTTCGGCGGTGATGTAACCGTCGAACGGTGCCACGACGGTGTGGCGGAGAATCTGTTCTTTGATCAAATTCACTTGTTCCGACTGCATGAGCACTTGGGCGCGGGCTTGGGCGATCTTCTCCTTCCGCGGGCCTTGCACAACCAGTGCATGTGCCGCCTTGGCTTCGAGATACATTTGCTCCGCTTGTTCCGTTTCGGACTGCGCCTCCCGCAATTGTTCGTCTGTCACGGTGCGATTCTGCTTAAAGAGCGAAAGTGCCCGCTCAGAATTGGAGACGCGATAATCGAACGCCGCCTTGGTTCCTCGCAACCGTGCTTCGGCTTGAATGATTTCTTCGGGGAGTGATCCGTTCTCCAACTCCGCCAGTTCTTCTTTCCGCAGTTGCAATTCCGCCTCCGCAACAGCGAGTCGGATTTCCAGCATCGACGTGCGGACCTTGGCGAGTGGTTGTTTAGCTTTAACAGCGTCCCCCTCGTTGACAAGAAACTCCAACACGCGACCATCCACAGCACTGCCCACCACACTGGTGCGGAGCGGTTCAACCGTGCCAACAAAGGATCGCCGCATCGTAATTTCTCGCGAAATGACTGGGGCCACTGTGACACGGCTGGCAGGATCTTCCGGCTCTGCCGCCGAAAGTTGCCCGTGCAACTGCCAAAGAGCCATCAAAACCAGTCCTCCGAGCACAGGATTCACTAACCGCAACATTCTTCTCTCCTAGGTATTCAGCGCAAGCGTAGTCGTTTTGATTGATTGTACAGTATGACTGAGGGCAATGGCATCGCCATGCGGAATTGCCTGGATTTCAAGCAGAGGTTCCCCGTCCTTGCAGCCCGGGCCATTTTGCCAACCGCAGGCCTGGCATGCTAAGGG from Symmachiella dynata encodes:
- a CDS encoding arylsulfatase; protein product: MKNSSWILWIFTALTLLGYFPAVHAADGPPNVVVIITDDQGWGDLSLHGNTNISTPNIDALAEAGAQFDRFYVSPVCAPTRASLLTGRYHPSTGVVGVSRGQERMNLDEVTFADLFKAAGYATGGFGKWHNGSQYPYHPNGRGFDEFYGFTCGHWANYFDTLVDHNGQEVRGEGYLTDEFTERAMKFIDANKDHPFLCYVAYNTPHTPFQVPDEFFDRVNARGLTMFNRDKSRERDIDTISALAMCENIDWNVGRILNKLEEDKIAENTIVIYMSDNGPNTWRWNGGMKGKKGAVDEGGIRSPFFVRWPGHIAPGTKSDRIAAHIDVLPTLVDLTGIDVTKSDKAPKPLDGVSLKPLLMGDSQDWPDRMLFSNFRGRSSVRTQQYRADAKTLFDMQDDPEQRNNLAKDKKQLHRELAAALKKWNAQWSDNSPRSADQRPYPVGARPTPPTMLPVQDGQFHGKRLQYSAPPPNASWMDGWTNRADYPYWEIDVIHPGRYEAILKYTCAEDAVGTELELSFRDSHVKGKISEAYDPPLIDSPDRAERKESYEKPFKRMTLGEIDLEKGRGRLKLKALNQPGEEILDLRAIELRQIDK
- a CDS encoding vWA domain-containing protein; its protein translation is MPNVPQQNREHPVQQRLRKKKPRVQPLIVPEVPDAPQELTVYGQVSEFIGGYVREFRKGQAGWGASFLFHGALLLCLYGVIIGLKPRPESLSIDTVIAEDAGDEEFDTLLDESLNPAELEMPDASSMMLEQEIVVQDSDLLLPSGDAKEASPNLMAGETSGGKVGFFGTSAVGDSFVFIVDSSGSMTGARFERAKRELRRSIKRLKSNQKFHVVFFNSETIPMYEPNARAELVTATRANLKKTERWIDRQLPSSTTDPEGAIRLALSFRPQVIFLLSDGEFDEPRRARQAAIDDNRSSGTTIHTIAFMSRDGEETLKRIADDHGGTFRFVD
- a CDS encoding efflux RND transporter periplasmic adaptor subunit; this encodes MLRLVNPVLGGLVLMALWQLHGQLSAAEPEDPASRVTVAPVISREITMRRSFVGTVEPLRTSVVGSAVDGRVLEFLVNEGDAVKAKQPLAKVRTSMLEIRLAVAEAELQLRKEELAELENGSLPEEIIQAEARLRGTKAAFDYRVSNSERALSLFKQNRTVTDEQLREAQSETEQAEQMYLEAKAAHALVVQGPRKEKIAQARAQVLMQSEQVNLIKEQILRHTVVAPFDGYITAEHTEVGEWIGEGDPVVEVVQLNEVDVRAGVLSEQAAHLRVGSEVPVQFAALPGQTLTGHVALIIPSADELSRAIPVKVRLKNPIVNGGPILKAGMMAHVLLPTTHTQAVLMVPKDSLVLAKDERPVVYVLEKDTKKSGQLVVKPVAVAMGVSDGEWIEVKGQLRADQQVVVKGNERLSPGDHVEVIDTVEPKSSAK